In Thermoanaerobaculia bacterium, the following proteins share a genomic window:
- a CDS encoding PLP-dependent transferase, with the protein MRPAPAGESCEFGVGADQRHQRPNTLALRLERAQRTAITLSEGLEKLPLVTRVRYPRSPSHPTHATARRVLKGFGPSSRSISWKGRVCGSRLPKRQAHSPCHQSHRGPSAFEPHRKIGFHWARSESRSVVSSSKTWLS; encoded by the coding sequence GTGCGTCCCGCGCCGGCCGGCGAGAGTTGCGAGTTCGGGGTTGGCGCTGATCAAAGGCACCAACGCCCGAACACTCTCGCCCTTCGATTGGAACGAGCTCAGCGAACGGCCATCACGCTCTCGGAGGGGCTCGAAAAGCTCCCACTGGTCACTCGCGTCCGGTATCCCCGCTCGCCCTCACATCCGACGCACGCCACGGCCAGGCGCGTGCTCAAGGGCTTCGGACCATCATCTCGTTCGATCTCGTGGAAGGGTCGAGTTTGCGGATCGCGTCTGCCAAAACGTCAGGCTCATTCGCCATGCCACCAGTCTCACCGAGGCCCGTCCGCGTTTGAACCTCACCGGAAGATTGGATTTCATTGGGCGAGGTCCGAATCGAGGTCCGTCGTGTCCAGCTCGAAAACATGGTTGTCGTAA
- a CDS encoding VOC family protein, giving the protein MLDAISHVALVVKDPARTASLFKELFDAKVVSRTDSESHDETFVRLGRTWFVLVQASVERPRTGDHVAFSVSKATLSACAERLKAMNHEFMLARADTALYFFDYDNHVFELDTTDLDSDLAQ; this is encoded by the coding sequence ATGCTCGACGCGATAAGCCATGTTGCCCTGGTCGTCAAGGATCCAGCCAGAACGGCTTCTCTGTTCAAAGAGTTGTTCGATGCCAAGGTCGTATCGCGCACCGATTCTGAAAGCCATGATGAAACGTTTGTCCGGCTGGGCCGAACCTGGTTCGTGCTCGTTCAAGCATCCGTGGAACGCCCGAGAACCGGTGACCACGTGGCGTTCTCGGTTTCGAAGGCCACCCTCTCGGCCTGTGCCGAAAGGCTCAAGGCCATGAACCACGAGTTCATGCTCGCCCGAGCCGATACGGCTCTTTATTTCTTCGATTACGACAACCATGTTTTCGAGCTGGACACGACGGACCTCGATTCGGACCTCGCCCAATGA
- a CDS encoding protein kinase gives MRLSLSSGTRLGPYEILAPIGAGGMGEVYRAKDSKLDREVAVKVLPESVASNPDMLARFEREAKAVAALSHPNILAIFDYGSQDGVAYAVMELLSGQTLRDRLDAGALAQKVAVDYALQIAKGLSAAHERGIVHRDLKPENVFVTKDGHVKILDFGLAKRTEQKAEEETNAPTQSKGTEPGTVMGTMGYMSPEQVRGYPVDHRSDIFAFGTILYEMLSGRRAFKRETAADTMSAILMQEPPALSEPGKDVPVALDHVVRHCLEKDPGNRFQTAKDIVFALSEASGSTVTSGAQAVAPAPRRRRIVIAVAAAAIIAALIVAGVFLKKRSPGPSPAAAPATAGVSDHTIAVLPFTNMSEDKSNEYFSDGISEDLLNLLTKVPQLQVTARTSSFSFKGKDMKIPEIARQLHVAHVLEGSVRKAGNEVRVTAQLVDAATDTQLWSQSYDRKLEDVFKIQDEIAADVVKQLKVTLLGAAPKARQTDPEAYALYLQAVQLGRQFTAPAFQQSDALFRKALAIDPRYAPAWDGLARNFANETSQGLLPNKAGFAQAREAATKALAIDPNYAPANARLGWIAMFGDNDLAGAARHFNRALALDPVDLNVLGNSATLLMSLGRLDEALALEEAIVRRDPVDVTGLSNLGYHQCMAGRLDAAIASVRTALSLAPGRGGAHYQLCVALLQKGDAKGALAEIEQDTSEVWKMIGLPMAYYALGRKADSDAALATLIAKYEKDAPYNIAAVYAYRGEADKAFEWLVKAVEYGDSGLNEIVSESLFDKIHKDPRWLPFLRKIGKAPEQLAKIEFKVTLPK, from the coding sequence ATCCGACTGAGCCTTTCATCCGGCACCCGTCTCGGCCCCTACGAGATCCTCGCTCCGATCGGCGCGGGAGGCATGGGCGAGGTGTATCGGGCGAAGGATTCGAAGCTCGACCGGGAGGTCGCGGTCAAGGTGCTGCCGGAGTCGGTGGCCTCGAATCCCGACATGCTCGCCCGCTTCGAGCGCGAGGCCAAAGCCGTTGCCGCGCTCTCGCACCCGAACATCCTCGCGATCTTCGACTACGGGAGCCAGGACGGCGTGGCGTATGCGGTCATGGAGCTGCTCTCCGGCCAGACGCTTCGCGACCGCCTGGACGCGGGAGCGCTCGCGCAGAAGGTCGCCGTCGATTACGCGCTGCAGATCGCGAAGGGCCTCTCGGCCGCCCACGAGAGGGGGATCGTCCACCGGGACCTGAAGCCCGAGAACGTTTTCGTCACGAAGGACGGACACGTGAAGATCCTCGACTTCGGCCTGGCCAAGAGGACCGAGCAGAAGGCCGAAGAAGAGACGAACGCGCCGACGCAGTCGAAGGGCACCGAGCCCGGCACGGTCATGGGCACGATGGGCTACATGTCGCCCGAGCAGGTGCGGGGATACCCCGTCGATCACCGCTCCGACATCTTCGCCTTCGGGACGATCCTCTACGAGATGCTCTCGGGCAGGAGAGCGTTCAAGAGGGAAACGGCGGCAGACACGATGAGCGCGATCCTGATGCAGGAGCCGCCGGCGCTCTCCGAGCCGGGGAAAGACGTCCCGGTCGCGCTCGATCACGTCGTCCGACATTGCCTGGAAAAGGACCCGGGCAATCGATTCCAGACGGCCAAGGACATCGTCTTCGCCCTTTCGGAAGCCTCGGGCTCGACGGTCACGAGCGGCGCGCAGGCGGTGGCTCCCGCTCCCCGACGGCGGCGCATCGTCATTGCGGTCGCCGCGGCGGCCATCATCGCCGCTTTGATCGTCGCCGGCGTCTTCCTGAAGAAGCGTTCGCCCGGGCCGAGCCCTGCGGCGGCGCCCGCCACCGCAGGCGTCTCGGACCACACGATCGCCGTGCTGCCGTTTACGAACATGAGCGAGGACAAGTCAAACGAGTACTTCTCCGACGGCATCTCCGAGGACCTCTTGAACCTGCTGACGAAGGTTCCGCAGCTGCAGGTGACGGCGCGGACGTCGTCGTTCTCGTTCAAGGGCAAAGACATGAAGATCCCGGAGATCGCAAGGCAGCTGCACGTGGCGCACGTGCTGGAAGGCTCGGTCAGGAAGGCGGGCAACGAGGTGCGGGTCACGGCGCAGCTGGTCGACGCGGCCACCGACACGCAGCTCTGGTCGCAGAGCTACGACCGGAAGCTCGAAGACGTGTTCAAGATCCAGGACGAGATCGCGGCCGACGTTGTCAAGCAGCTGAAGGTCACGCTGCTCGGCGCGGCGCCGAAGGCGCGCCAGACCGATCCGGAGGCCTACGCCCTCTACCTGCAGGCCGTCCAGCTCGGACGGCAGTTCACGGCCCCGGCGTTCCAACAGTCCGACGCGCTTTTCCGCAAGGCGCTCGCGATCGATCCGCGCTACGCCCCGGCGTGGGACGGGCTGGCCCGCAACTTCGCCAACGAGACCAGCCAAGGCCTGCTGCCCAACAAAGCCGGATTTGCCCAGGCCCGTGAGGCGGCCACGAAGGCGCTCGCGATCGATCCAAACTACGCGCCGGCTAACGCCCGGCTCGGCTGGATCGCGATGTTCGGCGACAACGACCTCGCCGGCGCGGCGCGGCACTTCAACCGCGCGCTGGCGCTCGATCCGGTGGACTTGAACGTGCTCGGCAACAGCGCCACGCTGCTCATGTCTCTCGGCCGCCTGGACGAGGCGCTGGCGCTCGAGGAGGCCATCGTGCGCCGCGATCCGGTGGACGTGACCGGGCTCTCCAACCTGGGCTACCACCAGTGCATGGCCGGCCGGCTCGACGCAGCGATCGCGTCGGTGCGCACCGCGCTGAGCCTCGCTCCGGGCCGTGGCGGCGCGCACTACCAGCTCTGCGTAGCGCTGCTGCAGAAGGGCGATGCGAAGGGCGCGCTTGCGGAGATCGAGCAGGACACGAGCGAAGTCTGGAAGATGATCGGTCTGCCGATGGCGTACTACGCGCTCGGGCGCAAGGCCGACTCCGACGCCGCGCTGGCTACGCTGATCGCGAAATACGAGAAGGACGCGCCTTACAACATCGCCGCCGTCTACGCCTACCGTGGCGAGGCCGACAAGGCCTTCGAGTGGCTCGTCAAGGCAGTCGAGTACGGCGACAGCGGCTTGAACGAGATCGTGTCGGAGAGCCTCTTCGACAAGATCCACAAGGACCCGCGCTGGCTGCCGTTCCTGCGCAAGATCGGCAAGGCGCCGGAGCAGCTGGCAAAGATCGAGTTCAAGGTGACGCTGCCGAAGTAG